The following are encoded in a window of Sphaerisporangium siamense genomic DNA:
- a CDS encoding MFS transporter, which yields MRKGGPERLLYAVVLVIALGTGMFTVGSTLFFVQVLGFSPVRMGLGLTIAAVLGLLVSVPLTRLVNGRSLRTAYLQLLLVQAVSLFLLPQTRSFGLFIAIMTVNAIGAKTARAVNNALIGHMAGPRRLEVRAVARSLNNFGTAAGALLSSAAVADDGDRAYELLILANACTLLLAAALVLGLRSIGRMSRSATPSGSALRDTRYRTVTLIDAVMCLEYFVITLVLPLWVVGHTNAPKVVIPFLFVLNMIMVALLQLPISRRVRDVAKAARCLRISGVVFFGSLALLAAAASAGPVLAVGLLFLGVAVHTVGEIFHAAGASELSYGLAPPDRLTEYQGVFGLGMGTAEVLAPYALAVVCLQDGRLGWLGWLGLGLVLTCAGWVSPLVLRTRSLHPPLLVNEEK from the coding sequence GTGAGGAAGGGAGGGCCTGAGCGGCTTCTTTATGCCGTCGTCCTGGTCATCGCGCTGGGCACCGGGATGTTCACGGTGGGGAGCACGCTGTTCTTCGTGCAGGTCCTCGGGTTCAGCCCGGTCCGGATGGGTCTCGGACTGACCATCGCCGCCGTGCTGGGGCTGCTGGTCAGCGTGCCGCTGACCCGCCTGGTCAACGGCCGGTCTCTGCGGACGGCTTACCTGCAGCTCCTCCTGGTCCAGGCGGTGAGCTTGTTCCTGCTGCCGCAGACCCGCTCGTTCGGGCTGTTCATCGCGATCATGACGGTGAACGCGATCGGCGCCAAGACCGCACGGGCGGTGAACAACGCGTTGATCGGCCACATGGCCGGCCCCCGCAGGCTCGAAGTGCGAGCGGTGGCCAGGTCGCTCAACAACTTCGGGACGGCCGCCGGTGCTCTGCTGTCGAGCGCCGCGGTCGCCGACGACGGCGACCGCGCCTACGAGCTGCTCATCCTGGCCAACGCCTGTACCTTGCTGCTGGCCGCGGCGCTGGTGCTCGGTCTCCGATCCATCGGCCGGATGTCGCGCTCCGCGACCCCCTCCGGCTCCGCGCTGCGGGACACCCGGTACCGCACGGTGACGCTCATCGACGCCGTCATGTGCCTGGAGTACTTCGTGATCACCCTGGTACTCCCACTGTGGGTCGTCGGGCACACGAACGCGCCGAAGGTCGTCATCCCGTTCCTGTTCGTCCTGAACATGATCATGGTGGCGCTGCTTCAGCTACCGATCTCGAGGAGAGTGCGGGACGTCGCCAAGGCCGCACGCTGCCTGCGGATCTCCGGAGTCGTGTTCTTCGGCAGTCTCGCCCTCCTGGCGGCCGCCGCGTCCGCGGGCCCGGTCCTCGCCGTCGGGCTGCTCTTCCTCGGCGTGGCCGTGCACACGGTCGGCGAGATCTTCCACGCCGCCGGCGCCTCCGAGCTGAGCTACGGCTTGGCCCCGCCCGACCGCCTCACCGAATACCAGGGCGTCTTCGGGCTGGGGATGGGAACCGCCGAAGTCCTCGCCCCCTACGCCTTGGCAGTCGTCTGCCTCCAGGACGGCCGGCTCGGCTGGCTGGGCTGGCTCGGCCTCGGGCTCGTGCTCACCTGTGCCGGGTGGGTCTCACCACTGGTGCTCCGCACTCGATCGCTCCATCCCCCATTGCTGGTCAACGAGGAGAAGTGA
- a CDS encoding gamma-glutamyl-gamma-aminobutyrate hydrolase family protein produces the protein MGRPIVGVLACRKRRPNGTSYSRVNDVVTAGLLEHAGVLPVLIPAVGAEVIGGVVAGLDGLVLPGSGSYVHPALYGRPDAEVPGREYDLGRDEVAMALLRAAHEVPGLPVLGSCRGMQELAVHAGCVLEDLAGESAGVHRHVPAEGGDRWAEAHLVEFRPGGLFQDGCTAQVNSQHSQAVAAATGKVRVEAVAQDGVIEALSIDWPERFVVGIQWHFEQHTADGPLNQRILQSFGRACERHQEGRRHAEPD, from the coding sequence ATGGGCCGGCCGATCGTCGGGGTGCTGGCCTGCCGCAAACGACGCCCCAACGGGACCAGTTACTCACGGGTCAACGACGTGGTGACCGCCGGCCTGCTCGAGCACGCCGGGGTACTCCCCGTGCTCATCCCCGCGGTCGGTGCGGAGGTCATCGGCGGGGTGGTCGCCGGCCTGGACGGACTGGTGCTGCCCGGGAGCGGGTCCTATGTCCATCCTGCGTTGTACGGTCGCCCGGACGCCGAGGTCCCCGGCCGTGAATACGACCTCGGCCGGGACGAGGTCGCCATGGCGCTTCTGCGCGCCGCACACGAGGTCCCCGGTCTCCCGGTCCTCGGCAGCTGCCGGGGCATGCAGGAGCTCGCCGTTCATGCGGGATGCGTCCTGGAGGACCTGGCCGGCGAGTCGGCGGGCGTACACAGGCACGTACCCGCGGAGGGCGGCGACCGGTGGGCCGAGGCGCACCTCGTCGAGTTCCGTCCCGGCGGGTTGTTCCAAGACGGGTGCACCGCCCAGGTGAACTCGCAGCACTCCCAGGCGGTCGCCGCCGCGACCGGGAAGGTGCGGGTCGAGGCCGTGGCACAGGACGGTGTGATCGAGGCGCTGAGCATCGACTGGCCGGAACGCTTCGTCGTGGGAATCCAGTGGCATTTCGAGCAGCACACGGCGGACGGCCCGCTCAACCAGAGAATCCTGCAATCGTTCGGTCGCGCATGCGAGCGGCACCAGGAAGGACGACGACATGCTGAACCTGACTGA
- a CDS encoding CaiB/BaiF CoA transferase family protein, which produces MQGPLSDIVVLDLSRALAGPHGAQMMGDLGATVIKVEHPDGGDESRGWGPPFVGPSGDVSTYFLAANRNKRSVTLDLKSEEGAALLTRLVRQSDVLVENFRTGVLDRLGFPVERLHELNPRLVILSITGFGHDGPEGGRPGYDQIAQGEGGLMSLTGPSPAEPYRVGASIADLLAGIHGAYGVVAALYERERTGRGKVVRTSLLASVVGVHSYHGTAWTVAGKVPAAAGNHHASIAPYGAFRCADGMIQIAVANDVQWRRLAPVLGIDPADPRYEDNRRRFANRDALIADIERALARHDRAHWLAVLAGLGIPAGAIRSLDEVYAWAQTRSQGLVVTVDHPDLGTIELPGSPLRFDDAPPAEHTPPPRLGQDNQAVLSWLAEREG; this is translated from the coding sequence TTGCAGGGACCGCTCAGCGACATCGTGGTCCTGGACCTGTCCCGGGCGCTCGCCGGGCCGCACGGCGCGCAGATGATGGGCGATCTGGGCGCGACGGTCATCAAAGTGGAGCATCCCGACGGCGGAGACGAGTCGCGGGGCTGGGGTCCGCCCTTCGTGGGCCCGTCGGGTGACGTCTCGACGTACTTCCTGGCGGCCAACCGCAACAAGAGGTCCGTCACCCTGGACCTGAAGTCCGAGGAGGGCGCCGCCCTGCTGACCCGCCTGGTGCGGCAGAGCGACGTGCTCGTCGAGAACTTCCGCACCGGCGTGCTCGACCGGCTCGGCTTCCCGGTGGAGCGCCTGCACGAGCTGAACCCGCGCCTGGTGATCCTGTCCATCACGGGCTTCGGCCACGACGGCCCCGAGGGCGGCAGGCCGGGGTACGACCAGATCGCCCAGGGCGAGGGCGGCCTGATGAGCCTCACCGGCCCGTCGCCCGCCGAGCCGTATCGCGTCGGCGCCTCGATCGCCGACCTGCTCGCCGGCATCCACGGCGCGTACGGGGTGGTGGCCGCTCTGTACGAGCGGGAGCGCACCGGCAGGGGGAAGGTCGTGCGCACGTCCCTGCTGGCCTCGGTGGTCGGCGTGCACTCCTACCACGGGACGGCCTGGACGGTCGCCGGCAAGGTCCCGGCGGCGGCCGGCAACCACCACGCCTCGATCGCGCCCTATGGGGCGTTCCGCTGCGCGGACGGCATGATCCAGATAGCCGTCGCCAACGACGTCCAGTGGCGCAGGCTGGCCCCGGTGCTCGGCATCGACCCCGCCGACCCCCGCTACGAGGACAACCGGCGGCGGTTCGCCAACCGCGACGCGCTGATCGCCGACATCGAGCGCGCGCTCGCCCGCCACGACCGGGCGCACTGGCTGGCCGTGCTGGCCGGGCTCGGCATCCCGGCCGGCGCCATCCGCTCGCTGGACGAGGTCTACGCCTGGGCGCAGACCCGCTCGCAGGGCCTGGTGGTCACCGTGGACCATCCCGACCTCGGGACGATCGAGCTGCCCGGGTCGCCGCTGAGGTTCGACGACGCCCCGCCCGCCGAGCACACGCCCCCGCCACGGCTGGGGCAGGACAACCAGGCCGTGCTGTCTTGGCTGGCAGAGCGCGAAGGGTGA
- a CDS encoding ATP-grasp domain-containing protein, with protein MTSTRPAVLFMGLRRPSLEWKAEIEAALGRDHDVFVHSDASLDRIGLPEEQIAKFFMADSVDAIAAQSVERMRAAGRVPSSVVCWGDRYIRVTALIAETLGLRGVGPQAALVCGDKAAQRHVLDPHGLNPPWRRGTTVEELRAAIDELGMPLIFKPAHSSGGKGTALIDEGTDMDALLAATTSNYVESSAFVVERYVEGSEHSVTGLVRDGQVVTLAVADKFLDEAGLSTVATLVPSALAPWEAERLHEAARTAVRAVGIRDGGFHVDLRLGPDGPVVLEVGARLGGDLINSHLVPLATDGRVQPYRELLGVLNGEPLPEPAPATAKAAMVIVPVPDGGVERSLERVAGHPLVTMATDWTNPGKPAIAVVTMLDDHEVPVVAKSLRAWIEA; from the coding sequence ATGACCAGTACCCGGCCGGCAGTCCTCTTCATGGGGCTGCGCCGTCCAAGCCTCGAGTGGAAAGCCGAGATCGAGGCAGCGCTAGGCCGCGACCACGACGTCTTCGTGCACTCGGACGCCTCCCTTGACCGGATCGGCCTCCCGGAGGAGCAGATCGCGAAGTTCTTCATGGCCGACTCCGTCGATGCGATCGCCGCGCAGAGCGTCGAGCGGATGCGCGCCGCCGGCCGCGTCCCGTCCTCGGTCGTCTGCTGGGGCGACCGCTACATCCGCGTCACCGCCCTGATCGCCGAGACCCTGGGGCTGAGGGGCGTGGGCCCGCAGGCCGCGCTCGTCTGCGGGGACAAGGCCGCACAGCGCCACGTTCTGGATCCCCATGGCCTCAACCCCCCCTGGCGGCGTGGGACCACGGTCGAGGAACTGCGGGCGGCGATCGACGAACTCGGCATGCCGCTGATCTTCAAGCCGGCCCACTCCTCGGGCGGCAAAGGCACCGCTCTGATCGACGAGGGCACCGACATGGACGCGCTGCTCGCCGCCACCACGTCCAACTACGTCGAGTCCAGCGCTTTCGTCGTCGAACGTTACGTCGAGGGCAGCGAGCACTCCGTCACCGGTCTCGTCCGCGATGGGCAGGTGGTGACCCTGGCGGTCGCCGACAAGTTCCTGGACGAGGCGGGCCTGAGCACGGTGGCCACGCTGGTCCCGTCGGCGCTCGCCCCCTGGGAGGCGGAGCGGTTGCACGAGGCGGCCAGGACGGCTGTGCGGGCGGTGGGCATCCGGGACGGCGGCTTCCACGTGGACCTCCGCCTCGGACCGGACGGCCCGGTCGTCCTGGAGGTCGGCGCCCGCCTGGGCGGAGACCTGATCAACTCCCATCTCGTCCCGCTGGCGACCGATGGCCGCGTTCAGCCGTACCGGGAACTGCTCGGCGTGCTGAACGGAGAACCTCTGCCGGAACCCGCCCCGGCGACGGCCAAAGCGGCGATGGTCATCGTCCCGGTGCCCGACGGAGGGGTGGAGCGCTCGCTGGAACGCGTGGCCGGGCACCCACTCGTCACCATGGCCACGGATTGGACGAATCCCGGGAAGCCCGCGATCGCCGTTGTCACCATGCTGGACGACCATGAGGTACCGGTCGTGGCCAAGAGCCTGCGCGCCTGGATCGAAGCGTAG
- a CDS encoding carboxyl transferase domain-containing protein, with protein sequence MTTPDGAAPKRPDARTLIDTVLDPGSWKSWDEPPRDPVSPGSSYADELAAARARSGYDESVVTGEGLLEGRRVAVMACEFSFLAGSIGVVAAERLVRAVERATAERLPLLAAPASGGTRMQEGALAFVQMIKIGAAVAGHRAAGLPYIVYLRHPTTGGVFASWGSLGHVTAAEPGALIGFLGPRVFESLYGYPFPEGVQVSENLFRHGLVDAVVSAEHARAIAARALAVLCAPTRGLERGPEPVERPVEVEAWEAISRSRRDDRPSVRALLKLGASDVTPLNGTGVGENDPGLLLALARFGAAPAVVLGQDRRRQRTGRQLGPAGLRVARRGMHLAAELGLPLVTVIDTAGAELSKASEEGGLAAEIARCLADLVALDAPTVCLLLGEGAGGAALALLPADRVLCAQHGWLSPLPPEGASAILYRTIDFAPEIAKAQGVRAADLQRDGIVDRIIPEFPDAAYEPRPFCERVARTLEYEIIGLLDRPAGDRLSARLARYRGLGLRPD encoded by the coding sequence GTGACCACGCCCGACGGGGCCGCACCCAAGAGGCCCGACGCCCGCACGCTCATCGACACCGTCCTCGACCCCGGCTCGTGGAAGTCCTGGGACGAGCCACCGCGGGACCCGGTGTCGCCCGGGTCCTCCTACGCCGACGAGCTGGCCGCGGCGCGCGCCAGGTCCGGCTACGACGAGTCGGTCGTCACCGGGGAGGGCCTGCTGGAGGGCCGCCGGGTTGCGGTGATGGCCTGCGAGTTCTCCTTCCTGGCCGGGTCCATCGGCGTGGTGGCGGCCGAACGGCTGGTGAGAGCCGTGGAGCGCGCGACGGCCGAGCGCCTGCCGCTGCTGGCCGCGCCCGCCTCGGGCGGCACCCGCATGCAGGAGGGCGCGCTCGCCTTCGTCCAGATGATCAAGATCGGCGCGGCCGTGGCGGGCCACCGGGCCGCGGGCCTGCCGTACATCGTGTACCTGCGCCATCCGACGACCGGCGGGGTGTTCGCCTCGTGGGGGTCGCTCGGCCACGTCACCGCCGCCGAGCCCGGCGCGCTGATCGGCTTCCTCGGCCCCCGGGTCTTCGAGTCCCTGTACGGCTACCCGTTCCCTGAGGGGGTGCAGGTCTCGGAGAACCTGTTCCGGCACGGCCTGGTCGACGCGGTGGTGTCGGCGGAGCACGCCCGCGCGATCGCGGCGCGCGCCCTGGCCGTGCTGTGCGCGCCGACGCGCGGGCTGGAGCGCGGCCCCGAGCCGGTGGAGCGGCCGGTGGAGGTCGAGGCGTGGGAGGCGATCAGCCGGTCGCGCCGCGACGACCGGCCGAGCGTCAGGGCGCTGCTCAAGCTCGGCGCCTCGGACGTCACGCCGCTGAACGGCACGGGCGTGGGCGAGAACGACCCGGGGCTGTTGCTGGCGCTGGCCCGGTTCGGCGCGGCGCCCGCCGTCGTGCTCGGCCAGGACCGGCGGCGGCAGCGGACCGGCCGCCAGCTCGGCCCCGCGGGGCTGCGGGTGGCGCGGCGCGGCATGCACCTGGCCGCCGAGCTGGGCCTGCCGCTGGTCACCGTGATCGACACGGCGGGCGCCGAGCTGTCCAAGGCGTCGGAGGAGGGCGGGCTGGCGGCCGAGATCGCCCGGTGCCTGGCCGACCTGGTGGCGCTGGACGCGCCGACGGTGTGCCTGCTGCTCGGCGAGGGGGCGGGCGGCGCGGCCCTGGCGCTGCTGCCCGCGGACCGGGTGCTGTGCGCGCAGCACGGCTGGCTGTCGCCGCTGCCGCCCGAGGGCGCCTCGGCGATCCTGTACCGGACGATCGACTTCGCCCCGGAGATCGCCAAGGCGCAGGGGGTGCGGGCCGCGGATCTCCAGCGGGACGGCATCGTTGACCGAATAATTCCGGAATTCCCGGACGCCGCCTACGAGCCGCGCCCGTTCTGCGAACGGGTGGCCAGAACACTCGAATACGAGATCATCGGCCTGCTCGACCGCCCCGCCGGCGACCGCCTGTCCGCCCGCCTCGCCCGCTACCGAGGACTCGGCCTGCGCCCGGACTGA
- a CDS encoding non-ribosomal peptide synthetase — protein sequence MALFLCVLSFSRANVLLFAEVVNMVVDPAGFVLSGVSRPTSAGNVVELVVRAVAEHPAAVAVRDGDHVLTYAQLAGRAAGFGRMLREELGMGGMRVGLALQRGIPQQIAVLSVLAAGACYVPLDPALPAGRLEMMIEDAGLGLIVVDEAYAGPVGGCRTVVVPAVDAAGPELLGAWPADPGDTAYVLFTSGSTGRPKGVAMPHHPLVNLIEWQLRDSPAGPGDRTLQFAPIGFDVSFQEIFSTWGSGGELVLIGEEDRRDPGRVLELAHRYGVSRLFLPFAALQSIAEWAVAMPGPLPVLREIITAGEQPIITPALERFVEATGDPTLANQYGPTETHVVTRSLLRGRPQDWPRVPPLGSVVDNCSVYLLDDAMNPVPAGAEGEICLAGSALADGYVVDDERTRGRFIEVRGIGRVYRTGDFGVLEAGTLLYRGRRDDQVKVSGHRVEIGEVEAALSANRSVGQVAVVPVGHGATDRHLAAFVVPRAGSVLVVEEVRAAAARVLPPYAVPRRFEVLDSLPRTRSDKVDRRALAESLAPEGVQDAAVPADLRDAVRRVWQRVLGVVSVPDDAQYFDLGGDSLTAVRLVVELNRSLARRVSVGDLLMHPRFADFVEFVQGGAGRTRFQPQEIAPAASDGTWFGVAATQSHRMNREAWRARHDLPSISNVPMAYHLTGPLDTEALSQALQWAVIAHPALRLEVDPDGRRQRLTAWSPTLRVVAVTAGFDAQTAREQALSIIQRDAETPFARCGPAYDGLLRATLVRVSEREHYLFLNADHIVFDGWSIGALNDDLSRCYASLTRGETLPAPVPDDRFLRWARTEQAWLDEELAHALEEDWRRSPWAVADPAAVLLFPEPAPGPAEDFAAEELIRRRLGPEPTRTLQAVSRAMAQPMGSVVTALYAEAFARWSGRKEVALVSTFANRTVPDAERSVGFFANNIPVFLGNVHGLPLQELIRRSAQEVGRAAQREAVPLPFWFGTLLPGHRDLAGYARFLFLNVRGQDREGSGDLRLPGVTSTPVKIDIRLTPSFALGLRVGDNGDSISLELAFLPALVPRERAELLMREIEGAITRAACLLTTGAAR from the coding sequence GTGGCGCTGTTCCTGTGCGTCCTAAGTTTTTCGCGAGCCAATGTTCTACTATTCGCAGAGGTAGTGAATATGGTCGTGGACCCGGCTGGGTTCGTGTTGAGCGGGGTGTCCCGTCCCACATCCGCGGGCAACGTGGTGGAGCTTGTCGTACGGGCGGTGGCCGAGCACCCCGCGGCCGTCGCCGTCCGTGATGGCGATCACGTGCTCACCTACGCGCAGCTGGCGGGTCGCGCGGCCGGGTTCGGGCGGATGTTGCGTGAAGAGCTCGGGATGGGCGGCATGCGAGTCGGCCTCGCCCTGCAGCGGGGCATCCCGCAGCAGATCGCCGTGCTGTCGGTGCTCGCGGCGGGAGCGTGCTACGTGCCTCTCGATCCGGCGCTGCCCGCCGGGCGACTCGAGATGATGATCGAGGACGCCGGACTCGGGCTGATCGTCGTCGACGAGGCCTACGCGGGGCCGGTCGGCGGCTGCCGGACCGTCGTCGTGCCCGCCGTGGACGCGGCCGGCCCCGAGCTGCTCGGCGCTTGGCCGGCCGATCCCGGGGACACGGCATATGTGCTGTTCACCTCCGGATCGACTGGACGCCCTAAGGGCGTGGCGATGCCGCATCACCCGCTGGTGAACCTCATCGAATGGCAACTGCGTGACTCCCCGGCCGGTCCCGGGGACCGCACGCTGCAGTTCGCGCCCATCGGCTTCGACGTCTCCTTCCAAGAGATCTTCTCCACCTGGGGCTCGGGAGGAGAGCTGGTCCTGATCGGCGAGGAGGATCGCCGCGATCCGGGCCGCGTTCTGGAGCTCGCGCACCGGTACGGGGTCTCGCGGCTCTTCCTGCCGTTCGCCGCCCTGCAGAGCATCGCGGAATGGGCCGTGGCGATGCCGGGCCCGCTGCCGGTGCTGCGGGAGATCATCACCGCCGGTGAACAACCGATCATCACTCCTGCCCTCGAGAGATTCGTCGAGGCCACTGGCGATCCCACCCTGGCAAACCAGTACGGCCCCACCGAGACCCACGTGGTGACGCGGAGCCTGCTGCGTGGCCGGCCGCAGGACTGGCCCAGGGTCCCGCCGCTCGGATCGGTCGTGGACAACTGTTCGGTGTACCTGCTCGACGATGCGATGAACCCGGTCCCGGCAGGCGCGGAAGGTGAGATCTGCCTGGCGGGCTCGGCACTGGCTGACGGCTATGTCGTGGATGACGAGCGGACACGCGGCCGGTTCATCGAGGTGCGGGGGATCGGCCGGGTGTACCGCACGGGTGATTTCGGCGTTCTCGAGGCTGGAACGCTCCTTTATCGGGGCCGCCGCGATGACCAGGTGAAGGTCAGCGGCCATCGCGTCGAGATCGGCGAGGTCGAGGCGGCTCTGTCCGCGAACCGATCGGTTGGCCAGGTGGCCGTGGTCCCGGTCGGGCACGGAGCGACGGACCGGCATCTGGCGGCCTTCGTCGTGCCTCGCGCCGGATCGGTCCTGGTGGTCGAGGAGGTCAGGGCCGCCGCGGCACGGGTGCTCCCGCCCTACGCGGTGCCAAGGCGCTTCGAGGTGCTGGATTCGCTGCCGAGGACCAGGAGTGACAAGGTCGACCGCCGGGCGCTGGCGGAGTCCCTGGCGCCGGAGGGTGTCCAGGACGCCGCGGTGCCCGCGGATCTCCGGGATGCGGTCCGCCGCGTGTGGCAGCGGGTCCTGGGCGTCGTCTCGGTTCCCGACGACGCCCAGTACTTCGACCTCGGCGGCGATTCGCTGACCGCGGTCCGTCTGGTGGTGGAGCTGAACCGTTCCCTCGCCAGGCGGGTCTCGGTGGGAGATCTACTGATGCACCCCCGGTTCGCGGATTTCGTGGAGTTCGTCCAAGGTGGCGCCGGGCGGACGCGCTTCCAGCCGCAGGAGATCGCACCGGCCGCCTCCGACGGCACGTGGTTCGGCGTGGCCGCCACCCAGAGCCATCGGATGAACCGTGAGGCCTGGCGGGCTCGCCATGACCTGCCGAGCATCAGCAACGTGCCCATGGCCTATCACCTGACCGGTCCGCTGGACACCGAGGCGCTGAGTCAGGCGCTCCAGTGGGCGGTGATCGCGCATCCGGCTCTCCGGCTGGAAGTCGATCCCGACGGTCGACGGCAGCGCCTCACAGCCTGGAGTCCCACCTTGCGCGTGGTGGCCGTCACCGCCGGCTTCGATGCGCAGACCGCCCGCGAACAGGCCCTGAGCATCATCCAGCGGGACGCCGAGACACCGTTCGCGCGCTGCGGGCCCGCCTACGACGGCCTTCTTCGTGCGACCCTGGTCAGGGTTTCGGAACGTGAGCACTACCTGTTCCTCAATGCCGACCACATCGTCTTCGACGGCTGGTCGATCGGTGCCCTGAACGATGATCTGTCCCGGTGTTACGCGTCCCTCACCCGTGGCGAGACGCTCCCCGCGCCCGTTCCGGACGACCGTTTCCTGCGCTGGGCGCGGACCGAGCAGGCCTGGCTCGATGAAGAACTGGCCCATGCCCTCGAAGAGGACTGGCGCCGCTCGCCCTGGGCGGTCGCCGACCCGGCGGCGGTCCTGCTCTTCCCCGAACCAGCGCCCGGCCCCGCGGAGGACTTCGCGGCAGAAGAGCTGATTCGGCGACGCCTCGGCCCGGAGCCCACCCGCACGCTCCAGGCGGTGTCCAGGGCCATGGCACAGCCGATGGGCTCCGTCGTCACGGCGCTCTACGCCGAGGCCTTCGCCCGGTGGTCCGGCCGGAAGGAGGTCGCACTGGTCTCCACCTTCGCCAACCGGACGGTTCCCGACGCCGAGAGGTCCGTCGGCTTCTTCGCCAACAACATCCCGGTCTTCCTCGGCAACGTGCACGGCCTGCCGCTCCAGGAGCTGATCAGGAGGTCGGCCCAGGAGGTGGGCCGCGCGGCCCAGCGCGAGGCCGTGCCCCTGCCGTTCTGGTTCGGAACGCTCCTGCCCGGTCATCGGGACCTGGCAGGATACGCCCGATTCCTCTTCCTCAACGTCCGCGGTCAGGACCGCGAGGGATCGGGGGACCTTCGCCTGCCGGGTGTCACCTCGACGCCCGTGAAGATCGACATCAGGCTGACCCCATCCTTCGCCCTCGGATTACGGGTCGGCGACAACGGGGACTCGATCTCGCTCGAACTGGCCTTCCTCCCCGCCTTGGTCCCACGAGAGCGCGCGGAGCTCCTCATGCGGGAGATCGAAGGAGCGATCACCAGAGCGGCGTGCCTCCTTACCACTGGAGCCGCCCGATGA
- a CDS encoding GNAT family N-acetyltransferase gives MKLLTFDDLAGHEDWQRLWAADPLQHANYTVTGLAAGSRHYTRLYYLPAEHDVSRYRASAEVFLPRHALVMGPDGPVAGTPVTVEVLDGRTRLSAYGRPLYLVQDPAAPPRARKRAAELIYRHLQEVAAAHDAERWHLRDHLTDGAISPLTEVVLRNGGVSRHHLTQMVDLTLPEEERRAELRKNFQRILRKPPARLDLAVVTGAEVTPDDLEQFARLQLAFYGKGMRSQESWDAIRASVLADEAFLVIGRRDGRVVTIAYFAVSPGYCLYVSGVNERGGAGDGLSHHVLWRAMRHAERLGCRYFELGEVLHPGDHPDLDEKFLSIGHFKAGFSNMTVLRLDVFSAPLGRG, from the coding sequence ATGAAGCTCCTCACGTTCGACGATCTCGCCGGGCACGAGGACTGGCAGCGTCTGTGGGCCGCTGATCCGCTGCAGCACGCGAATTACACCGTCACCGGCCTGGCCGCGGGATCCAGGCATTACACGCGCCTGTACTACCTTCCCGCGGAACACGACGTCAGCCGGTATCGGGCCTCGGCTGAGGTCTTCCTGCCGCGGCACGCGCTGGTGATGGGCCCCGACGGGCCGGTGGCCGGGACGCCCGTCACCGTCGAGGTCCTGGACGGCCGTACCCGGCTGTCCGCCTACGGGCGCCCGCTCTACCTCGTCCAGGATCCGGCGGCGCCGCCCCGGGCACGCAAGCGCGCCGCCGAGCTGATCTATAGGCATCTCCAGGAGGTGGCCGCGGCCCACGACGCCGAGCGATGGCACCTGCGGGACCACCTCACGGACGGGGCGATCTCGCCGCTGACCGAGGTCGTCCTGAGGAACGGCGGCGTCAGCAGGCATCACCTCACCCAGATGGTCGACCTGACCCTGCCCGAGGAGGAACGCCGGGCGGAGCTGAGGAAGAACTTCCAGCGGATCCTCCGCAAGCCGCCCGCCCGCCTGGACCTCGCGGTGGTGACCGGCGCCGAGGTCACGCCGGACGATCTCGAGCAGTTCGCGCGGCTACAGCTGGCTTTCTACGGCAAGGGGATGCGATCGCAGGAGTCCTGGGACGCCATCCGCGCCTCCGTCCTCGCGGATGAGGCGTTCCTGGTGATCGGGCGAAGAGACGGCCGCGTGGTGACCATCGCCTACTTCGCGGTCTCGCCTGGGTACTGCCTGTACGTGTCGGGGGTGAACGAGAGGGGCGGCGCGGGCGACGGGCTCAGCCACCACGTGCTCTGGCGGGCGATGCGGCACGCGGAGCGGCTCGGCTGCCGGTACTTCGAGCTCGGCGAAGTGCTCCATCCGGGCGACCACCCGGACCTGGACGAGAAGTTCCTGAGCATCGGCCACTTCAAAGCCGGATTCAGCAACATGACGGTGCTCCGTTTGGACGTCTTCTCCGCCCCGCTGGGTCGCGGGTGA